A genomic region of Gemmata massiliana contains the following coding sequences:
- the tsaE gene encoding tRNA (adenosine(37)-N6)-threonylcarbamoyltransferase complex ATPase subunit type 1 TsaE, whose translation MTHTISIADLAATEAFGRRLGALLFPGAVIALIGQLGAGKTHLTRAIAEGLNVKNPAVVNSPTFVLIQEYLARLPIYHFDAYRLSGPREFAELGTDEYFGGDGVCIVEWADKVAAAFPVDHLRIEIEIVDTDRRRFQIQATGETYRDLLKQLD comes from the coding sequence ATGACTCACACCATCAGCATCGCCGATCTCGCAGCAACGGAAGCCTTCGGGCGCCGGCTCGGCGCGCTGTTGTTTCCCGGTGCAGTGATTGCCTTAATCGGCCAACTCGGAGCGGGGAAAACGCACCTCACGCGTGCCATCGCCGAGGGGCTGAACGTAAAGAACCCGGCCGTGGTGAATAGCCCCACGTTCGTGCTCATCCAGGAGTATCTCGCACGTCTGCCCATCTACCACTTCGACGCCTACCGCCTGAGCGGACCGAGAGAGTTTGCGGAACTGGGCACCGACGAATACTTCGGCGGTGATGGCGTTTGCATCGTCGAGTGGGCCGATAAGGTGGCCGCGGCTTTTCCCGTCGACCATCTGCGCATCGAAATTGAAATCGTCGATACAGATCGCCGGCGGTTCCAGATTCAGGCCACGGGCGAAACTTATCGCGACCTGCTCAAACAGCTCGATTAG
- a CDS encoding SDR family oxidoreductase: protein MSKLANKVAVVTGGGSGVGKSAAALFLKEGAKVVIAGRDGAKLAAVAKELNAGDSLRTLPTDVTKAEQCQALIDFATKTFGRVDILVNNAGTNIKDRTLRELTPEAWDMMIRTNLDGAFYCTKAVLPQMFDRKDGVIVNVVSVAGKRANPLGGAAYVAAKFAMGGLGLVLSNEEKDSGVRVSNIYPGEIDTPILAARPKPVSEEQRAVILKPEDVAEAVLFVASLPARVSIPELVIKPTVQMYW, encoded by the coding sequence ATGAGCAAATTGGCCAACAAGGTCGCCGTGGTTACGGGCGGCGGGTCCGGCGTGGGCAAGTCGGCGGCCGCGCTTTTCCTCAAAGAAGGGGCGAAGGTCGTGATCGCAGGGCGCGACGGCGCTAAACTCGCGGCGGTAGCGAAGGAACTGAACGCCGGTGATTCCCTCCGCACCCTCCCCACGGACGTAACCAAAGCCGAACAGTGCCAGGCACTCATCGATTTCGCCACTAAGACGTTCGGCCGGGTAGACATTCTGGTGAACAATGCGGGCACGAACATCAAGGACCGCACCCTGCGGGAACTCACGCCCGAGGCGTGGGACATGATGATTCGTACCAACCTCGACGGCGCGTTTTACTGCACGAAGGCCGTTTTGCCGCAAATGTTCGACCGCAAGGACGGGGTGATCGTGAACGTTGTTAGCGTCGCCGGGAAGCGGGCGAACCCCCTGGGCGGTGCGGCATACGTTGCGGCCAAGTTCGCGATGGGGGGACTGGGCCTCGTTCTCTCCAACGAAGAAAAAGACAGTGGCGTGCGCGTGAGCAACATTTACCCCGGGGAGATCGACACACCGATCCTCGCTGCACGCCCCAAACCGGTCAGCGAGGAACAGCGGGCCGTCATTCTGAAGCCCGAGGACGTGGCCGAAGCCGTGCTGTTCGTCGCGAGCCTTCCGGCCCGCGTGTCGATCCCGGAACTGGTCATCAAGCCGACCGTGCAGATGTACTGGTGA
- the prfB gene encoding peptide chain release factor 2 (programmed frameshift): protein MNPDLRRRTDELCTRLTQLRDSLDVRGKTAARDQLEAKQAEGDFWNNQEKAKGVISQLKVLNSLLKPYEELSAAANDITAMAELADEDSAFEAELEPALVKAEHQYEAFELQAMMSGKHDSCSAVVSIKPGAGGTDACDWANIMFRAYQRWAANHGFDIPKDEIDIEPNLEAGVQSVSFKIVGPYAYGYMQSEIGVHRLVRISPFGGGDTRQTSFAAVDVLPELPDDIEIVVKDTDYEIQTFCTGGPGGQHQNKTQSGVRLIHKSGVRAESRVDKSQHKNKDNALKLLKARLYAIEEQKRIGDAVKSYDAKGEIAFGSQIRSYVMQPYTLVREERDGIDVKTPAVNDVLDGDFDQFMHAYLRHKTARANKTKSK from the exons ATGAACCCGGACCTGCGCCGCCGAACCGACGAGCTCTGCACCCGCCTCACCCAGCTACGGGACTCTCTT GACGTGCGCGGTAAAACCGCCGCGCGCGACCAACTGGAAGCGAAGCAGGCCGAAGGCGACTTCTGGAACAACCAGGAGAAAGCCAAGGGGGTTATCTCGCAACTGAAGGTGCTGAACTCGCTGCTGAAGCCCTACGAGGAACTCTCGGCTGCCGCCAACGACATCACCGCGATGGCCGAACTCGCGGACGAGGACTCGGCGTTCGAGGCCGAACTCGAACCCGCGCTGGTGAAGGCCGAGCACCAGTACGAAGCGTTCGAGCTCCAAGCGATGATGAGCGGCAAGCACGACTCGTGCTCGGCGGTCGTCTCGATCAAGCCCGGCGCCGGCGGCACCGATGCGTGCGACTGGGCGAACATCATGTTCCGCGCCTATCAGCGCTGGGCCGCGAACCACGGGTTCGACATCCCGAAGGACGAGATCGACATCGAACCGAACCTCGAAGCCGGGGTTCAGAGCGTTTCGTTCAAGATCGTCGGCCCCTACGCCTACGGGTACATGCAGTCCGAGATCGGCGTCCACCGGTTGGTGCGCATCAGCCCGTTCGGGGGCGGTGACACCCGCCAGACCTCGTTCGCGGCCGTGGACGTACTGCCCGAACTGCCCGACGACATCGAAATCGTCGTCAAGGACACGGACTACGAGATCCAGACGTTCTGCACCGGCGGCCCCGGCGGTCAGCACCAAAACAAGACGCAGTCCGGCGTGCGGCTGATTCACAAATCGGGGGTCCGGGCCGAGAGCCGCGTCGATAAGAGCCAGCACAAGAACAAGGACAACGCGCTCAAGTTGCTCAAGGCGCGGCTCTACGCGATCGAGGAGCAGAAGCGCATCGGGGACGCGGTGAAGAGCTACGACGCGAAGGGCGAAATCGCGTTCGGCTCGCAGATCCGTAGTTACGTCATGCAGCCGTACACGCTCGTGCGCGAAGAGCGCGACGGCATTGATGTGAAAACTCCTGCCGTCAACGACGTACTCGACGGCGACTTCGATCAGTTCATGCACGCCTACTTGCGCCACAAGACGGCCCGCGCGAACAAGACGAAATCGAAGTAA